A portion of the Pseudomonas sp. GR 6-02 genome contains these proteins:
- a CDS encoding cytochrome b yields the protein MQLRNSSSRYGWVSIFMHWGVALAVFGLFALGLWMVGLDYYSTWRKDAPDLHKSIGLVLFAVMLLRVVWRFISPPPPLLPSYSRMTRLGAKFGHSFLYLSLFAVMIAGYLISTADGVGIPVFGLFEIPALVSGLPDQADTAGVIHLYLAWLLVIFSGFHALAALKHHFIDRDATLTRMLGRKA from the coding sequence ATGCAGCTACGTAACTCTTCTTCCCGCTACGGTTGGGTCAGCATCTTTATGCACTGGGGTGTGGCGTTGGCCGTCTTCGGCCTGTTTGCGTTGGGGTTGTGGATGGTCGGTCTCGATTACTACAGCACCTGGCGTAAAGACGCGCCGGATCTGCACAAGAGCATTGGTCTGGTGTTATTTGCCGTGATGTTGCTGCGGGTAGTGTGGCGCTTCATCAGCCCACCGCCGCCGCTCTTGCCAAGCTATAGCCGCATGACCCGCCTTGGCGCCAAGTTCGGCCATTCGTTCCTTTATCTCAGTCTGTTCGCTGTGATGATCGCCGGTTACCTGATTTCCACCGCAGACGGTGTCGGGATTCCGGTGTTTGGCCTGTTTGAAATTCCTGCACTGGTTTCCGGACTACCGGACCAGGCAGACACCGCGGGTGTGATTCATTTGTACCTGGCCTGGCTGCTGGTAATTTTTTCCGGTTTCCATGCGTTGGCTGCATTGAAGCACCACTTTATCGATCGTGATGCGACCCTGACGCGAATGCTGGGGCGCAAAGCCTGA
- a CDS encoding YncE family protein, with translation MSHNSSSSPVITRSQSNSIPVGEGPRGMAISNDGSRVFVCNYMSDNVSVIDTRNKKVIRTIAVEQYPRSIALGHEGKRAYVTNYGSSSVSVIDTETYAVGNITVGRHPWGVVASRDGRHVYVTVRQDKEWLAIIDARTYVVSRVRGLPSPSISVDISQDDSRLYISSTDSPGRPFQDALTVISSKTFEVINIIKTEKYPSAVTVSPDGRKVYIVGLDARRLTVLDTRSLTTRHFDFVACEGEIVFSKKNAYAVDHTEKEVVEVNTATHKIVRRFPIPGAIDPHHMVLDHHNCAYISDYQGDEVHIVDLP, from the coding sequence ATGAGTCACAATTCGAGTTCATCCCCCGTGATAACACGCAGTCAATCCAATTCAATACCCGTAGGGGAAGGACCGCGAGGGATGGCCATCAGCAACGATGGATCACGTGTATTTGTTTGCAATTACATGTCGGACAATGTGTCCGTCATCGACACCCGGAACAAAAAGGTAATCCGCACCATCGCCGTGGAGCAGTATCCCCGAAGCATTGCCCTTGGCCATGAGGGGAAAAGAGCTTACGTGACCAACTACGGTTCAAGTTCGGTTTCGGTTATTGATACCGAAACATACGCGGTGGGTAACATCACGGTGGGTAGACACCCTTGGGGAGTCGTCGCGAGCCGGGACGGGAGGCATGTTTACGTCACCGTACGGCAGGATAAAGAGTGGCTGGCGATAATTGACGCTCGCACTTATGTGGTGAGCAGAGTCCGAGGGTTACCTTCACCGTCCATAAGTGTGGACATCAGCCAGGACGATTCGCGTCTCTATATTTCCAGTACCGATTCCCCTGGTCGCCCTTTTCAGGACGCGCTCACGGTCATCAGCAGCAAGACGTTCGAAGTCATCAACATCATCAAAACCGAAAAATATCCGTCAGCCGTTACTGTCAGTCCCGACGGTAGAAAAGTGTATATCGTGGGTCTGGACGCTCGAAGACTGACCGTGTTGGACACCCGGTCACTGACCACCCGGCATTTCGATTTTGTGGCTTGCGAAGGGGAAATAGTGTTTAGCAAAAAGAACGCTTACGCCGTTGATCACACCGAAAAAGAGGTCGTGGAAGTGAATACCGCCACCCATAAGATTGTTCGCAGGTTTCCCATCCCTGGGGCTATCGACCCGCATCATATGGTTCTTGATCATCATAACTGTGCCTATATCAGCGACTACCAAGGCGACGAAGTCCATATCGTCGATCTGCCTTAG
- a CDS encoding flavin monoamine oxidase family protein, with protein MSAGWLRACALVMLGLFSVSALAKDKTAIVVGGGLSGLTAAYELQSKGWQVTLLEAKPTLGGRSGMATSEWIGNDKTQPVLNKYISTFKLSTTPAPEFVRTPGYLIDGEYFSAADLATKQPATSDALKRYEKTLDDLARSIEDPQNPAANSTLFALDQINVANWLDRLNLPATARQLVNQEIRTRYDEPSRLSLLYFAQQSRVYRGIADRDLRASRLPGGSPVLAQAFVKQLKTIKTSSPVSSITQDKDGVSVKVGSVGYQADYVVLAVPLRALSKIQMTPALDAQHMGAIKGTNYGWRDQIMLKFKTPVWESKARMSGEIYSNAGLGMLWIEPALKGGANVVINISGDNARVMQAFGDKQMADQVLIRLHAFYPQARGSFTGYEIRRYSTDPSMGGAYLAFGPGQISKYWRLWERPLQRVAFAGEHTDTLYPGTLEGALRTGQRAASQLEDLAAGKSFEPAKVVPAATAAAAGAVVAKKGNFFSNMFGGSSDKAADKAEPAKVEAKAEETKPGFFSRMFGGGSDKAPAKAPEPVAPVAPAPAPVAAPAPAPAPVEAPKPVVPAQAEPVKKAPAKAPVKKPAAKTEAKKAPAKATAKKAEPVKKPVVSTAAKAPVATETKTQ; from the coding sequence ATGTCTGCTGGTTGGCTGCGCGCCTGTGCGCTGGTGATGTTAGGACTGTTCAGCGTTTCGGCGCTGGCCAAGGATAAAACAGCGATCGTGGTCGGCGGCGGGCTTTCGGGCCTCACCGCGGCGTACGAACTGCAGAGCAAAGGCTGGCAGGTCACCCTGCTGGAAGCCAAACCGACCCTGGGCGGTCGTTCCGGCATGGCTACCAGCGAGTGGATCGGCAACGACAAGACCCAACCGGTTTTGAACAAGTACATCTCGACGTTCAAGCTGAGCACCACGCCAGCCCCCGAGTTCGTGCGGACCCCGGGTTACCTGATCGACGGTGAATACTTCAGCGCCGCCGATCTGGCGACTAAACAGCCGGCCACCAGCGACGCGCTGAAACGCTACGAAAAAACCCTGGATGACCTGGCGCGCTCGATCGAAGACCCGCAAAACCCGGCCGCCAACAGCACGCTGTTCGCCCTGGACCAGATCAACGTGGCCAACTGGCTCGATCGCCTGAATCTGCCAGCCACTGCGCGTCAGTTGGTGAATCAGGAGATTCGTACCCGTTACGACGAACCTTCGCGCCTGTCGCTGCTGTATTTTGCCCAACAAAGCCGCGTCTACCGTGGCATTGCTGACCGTGATCTGCGCGCCTCGCGCCTGCCCGGCGGCAGTCCGGTGTTGGCCCAGGCCTTCGTCAAGCAACTGAAAACCATCAAGACCAGTTCCCCGGTTTCGTCCATTACCCAGGACAAGGATGGCGTGAGTGTCAAGGTCGGCAGCGTTGGCTATCAGGCGGACTACGTCGTGCTGGCCGTGCCGTTGCGCGCACTGAGCAAGATCCAGATGACTCCGGCGCTGGACGCCCAGCACATGGGCGCCATCAAGGGCACCAACTACGGCTGGCGTGACCAGATCATGCTGAAGTTCAAGACGCCAGTGTGGGAAAGCAAGGCGCGCATGTCTGGCGAGATCTACAGCAACGCCGGTCTGGGCATGTTGTGGATCGAGCCGGCCTTGAAGGGCGGCGCCAACGTGGTGATCAACATTTCCGGCGACAACGCGCGGGTGATGCAGGCCTTTGGCGACAAGCAAATGGCCGATCAGGTGCTGATTCGTCTGCACGCCTTTTATCCACAGGCACGCGGTTCGTTCACCGGTTATGAAATCCGCCGCTACAGCACCGACCCATCGATGGGCGGCGCTTACCTGGCCTTCGGTCCGGGGCAGATCAGCAAATACTGGCGCCTGTGGGAGCGTCCGCTGCAACGTGTAGCCTTTGCCGGCGAACACACTGACACCTTGTACCCAGGCACCCTGGAAGGCGCCTTGCGCACCGGTCAGCGTGCAGCCAGTCAGCTGGAAGACCTGGCAGCGGGCAAATCGTTTGAACCGGCGAAAGTTGTGCCGGCAGCGACCGCTGCGGCGGCAGGCGCGGTAGTGGCGAAGAAAGGCAATTTCTTCAGCAACATGTTCGGTGGTTCGTCCGATAAAGCGGCCGACAAGGCAGAACCTGCGAAGGTTGAAGCGAAAGCTGAAGAGACCAAGCCTGGCTTCTTCTCGCGGATGTTTGGTGGTGGCTCCGACAAGGCTCCGGCCAAGGCGCCAGAACCCGTGGCCCCCGTTGCTCCGGCACCCGCGCCAGTTGCTGCGCCGGCCCCGGCACCTGCACCGGTTGAGGCACCGAAGCCAGTGGTGCCGGCGCAAGCCGAGCCGGTGAAGAAAGCACCGGCCAAAGCGCCAGTGAAAAAGCCTGCTGCCAAAACCGAGGCCAAAAAGGCTCCGGCCAAGGCAACGGCGAAAAAGGCTGAACCAGTGAAGAAACCAGTGGTGAGTACCGCTGCGAAGGCCCCGGTGGCGACTGAAACCAAGACACAGTAA
- a CDS encoding adenosylmethionine--8-amino-7-oxononanoate transaminase — MGLNKQWMERDLAVLWHPCTQMKDHEQLPLIPIKRGEGVWLEDFEGKRYLDAVSSWWVNVFGHANPRINQRIKDQVDQLEHVILAGFSHQPVIELSERLVKMTPEGLTRCFYADNGSSCIEVALKMSFHYWLNRGQPNKKRFVTLTNGYHGETMAAMAVGDVPLFTETYKALLMDTIKVPSPDCYLRPEGMSWEEHSRNMFAAMEQTLADNHDTVAAVILEPLIQGAGGMRMYHPVYLKLLRDACDRYGVHLIHDEIAVGFGRTGTMFACEQAGIRPDFLCLSKALTGGYLPLAACLTTDEVYSAFYDDYPTLRAFLHSHSYTGNPLACAAALATLDIFEEDNVIENNKALAQRMASSTAHLVDHPNVSEVRQTGMVLAIEMVKDKASKTAYPWQERRGLTVFQHALQRGALLRPLGSVVYFLPPYVITPEQIDFLAEVASEGIDIATRDSVSVAVPKDFHPGYRDPG; from the coding sequence ATGGGCCTGAATAAACAGTGGATGGAACGCGATCTCGCCGTGTTATGGCATCCCTGCACCCAGATGAAAGACCACGAACAGCTGCCGCTGATCCCGATCAAGCGCGGTGAAGGCGTATGGCTGGAAGACTTCGAAGGCAAACGCTACCTCGACGCCGTCAGCTCCTGGTGGGTCAATGTGTTCGGCCACGCCAACCCGCGGATCAACCAGCGCATCAAGGATCAGGTCGATCAGCTGGAACACGTGATCCTCGCCGGTTTCAGCCATCAGCCGGTGATCGAGCTGTCCGAGCGTCTGGTGAAGATGACGCCCGAAGGCCTGACCCGGTGTTTCTACGCCGATAACGGTTCATCGTGCATCGAAGTCGCGCTGAAAATGAGCTTTCACTACTGGCTCAACCGCGGCCAGCCGAACAAGAAACGCTTCGTCACCCTCACCAACGGCTACCACGGCGAGACCATGGCGGCGATGGCAGTGGGCGACGTGCCGCTGTTTACCGAAACCTACAAAGCCCTGCTGATGGACACCATCAAGGTGCCGAGCCCCGATTGCTACCTGCGCCCCGAGGGCATGAGCTGGGAAGAACACTCACGCAACATGTTCGCCGCCATGGAGCAGACCCTGGCCGACAACCACGATACCGTGGCCGCCGTGATTCTGGAGCCGCTGATTCAGGGCGCCGGCGGCATGCGCATGTATCACCCGGTGTACCTCAAGCTGCTGCGCGACGCCTGTGATCGTTATGGCGTGCACCTGATCCACGATGAAATCGCCGTCGGCTTCGGTCGTACCGGCACGATGTTCGCCTGCGAACAGGCTGGTATCCGCCCGGACTTCCTCTGCCTGTCCAAGGCCCTGACTGGCGGTTACCTGCCGTTGGCGGCCTGCCTGACCACCGATGAGGTCTACAGCGCGTTCTACGACGACTACCCGACCCTGCGCGCCTTCCTGCATTCCCACAGCTATACCGGCAATCCGCTGGCCTGCGCGGCGGCATTGGCGACGCTGGATATCTTCGAAGAAGACAACGTCATCGAGAACAACAAGGCCCTGGCCCAGCGCATGGCCTCTTCCACCGCGCATCTGGTCGATCACCCGAACGTCTCTGAAGTGCGCCAGACCGGCATGGTGCTGGCGATCGAGATGGTCAAGGACAAGGCCAGCAAGACCGCTTACCCGTGGCAGGAACGTCGCGGTTTGACCGTGTTCCAGCATGCACTGCAACGAGGTGCTTTACTGAGGCCGTTGGGCAGCGTGGTGTATTTCCTGCCGCCTTACGTGATTACCCCGGAGCAGATCGATTTTCTGGCCGAAGTGGCCAGCGAAGGCATCGACATCGCCACCCGTGACAGCGTCAGCGTGGCGGTACCGAAGGACTTTCATCCGGGCTATCGCGATCCGGGCTAG
- a CDS encoding 16S rRNA (uracil(1498)-N(3))-methyltransferase, giving the protein MRLSRFFIDAPLSTGEHELPEAQAHYIGRVLRMAEGDAVQLFDGSGHEFRGTLVEVGKKRVVVQIDESFTGQVESSLAVHLGQGLSRGERMDWAIQKATELGVTEITPIFTDRCEVRLKDERADKRLMHWRQVAISACEQCGRSRVPVIHPPLLLADWLKQTAAELKLVLHPVAEPLVSHAKPASLAFLIGPEGGLSDVEVEQAKAGGFHAARLGPRVLRTETAPVVALAVAQQLWGDF; this is encoded by the coding sequence ATGAGACTGTCCCGCTTCTTTATCGACGCCCCTTTGAGCACCGGCGAACACGAGTTGCCCGAAGCCCAGGCGCATTACATCGGCCGTGTGCTGCGCATGGCCGAGGGTGATGCGGTGCAACTGTTCGACGGCTCGGGCCATGAGTTTCGCGGCACGCTGGTGGAAGTCGGCAAGAAGCGCGTGGTGGTGCAAATCGATGAAAGCTTTACCGGTCAGGTCGAGTCGTCGCTGGCGGTCCATCTCGGCCAGGGTTTGTCCCGTGGCGAGCGGATGGACTGGGCGATTCAAAAAGCCACCGAACTGGGCGTCACCGAAATCACCCCGATTTTCACCGACCGCTGCGAGGTCCGCCTCAAGGACGAACGCGCCGACAAACGCCTGATGCACTGGCGTCAGGTGGCGATCAGCGCCTGCGAGCAGTGTGGGCGCTCACGGGTGCCGGTGATTCATCCGCCATTGCTGTTGGCTGACTGGTTGAAGCAGACCGCGGCCGAATTGAAACTGGTGCTGCATCCGGTGGCCGAGCCGCTGGTGAGCCACGCCAAACCTGCAAGCCTGGCGTTCCTGATCGGCCCGGAGGGCGGCTTGTCCGACGTCGAAGTCGAACAGGCCAAGGCTGGCGGTTTCCACGCCGCCCGCCTCGGCCCGCGCGTACTGCGCACCGAAACCGCGCCGGTGGTGGCATTGGCGGTGGCCCAACAACTCTGGGGTGACTTCTAG
- the trhA gene encoding PAQR family membrane homeostasis protein TrhA has product MYHGERLNAWTHLVGAVAALVGGVWLLVIASMDGSPWKIVSVAIYAFTLLVLYSASTVYHSVRGRKKAIMQKVDHFSIYLLIAGSYTPFCLVTLRGPWGWTLFGIVWGLALIGILQEIKPRSEARILSVVIYAVMGWIVLVAVKPLLAALGPVGFTLLASGGVLYTVGIIFFALDHRLRHAHGIWHLFVIAGSLLHFVAIWFYVL; this is encoded by the coding sequence ATGTATCACGGGGAAAGATTGAACGCCTGGACGCATTTGGTTGGGGCGGTGGCGGCATTGGTCGGGGGCGTGTGGCTGCTGGTGATCGCCAGTATGGATGGCAGTCCGTGGAAGATCGTCAGTGTGGCGATTTACGCGTTTACCTTGCTGGTGCTCTACAGCGCCTCGACCGTGTACCACAGCGTGCGTGGGCGCAAGAAAGCGATCATGCAGAAGGTCGATCACTTTTCGATCTACTTGCTGATTGCCGGTAGTTACACGCCGTTCTGCCTGGTGACCCTGCGCGGGCCATGGGGCTGGACCTTGTTCGGGATTGTCTGGGGGCTGGCGCTGATCGGTATCCTGCAAGAGATCAAACCGCGCTCGGAAGCACGGATTCTGTCGGTCGTGATTTACGCGGTGATGGGCTGGATCGTGCTGGTGGCGGTCAAGCCGTTACTGGCGGCACTGGGCCCTGTCGGCTTTACCTTGCTGGCGTCGGGCGGGGTGTTGTACACCGTGGGGATTATCTTTTTTGCCCTCGACCATCGTCTGCGCCACGCCCATGGGATCTGGCATCTGTTCGTGATCGCCGGGAGTTTGCTGCACTTTGTGGCGATTTGGTTCTACGTCTTGTGA
- a CDS encoding LysR family transcriptional regulator, which translates to MLIDEELTLKKLEVFLAFMRTGNLARAAVELQTSNVSVHRAIHSLESALRCPLFKHEGRNLTPLESAYVLEERAQKLIQDVLETVRLTREAAGFSAERFKLGSLYSLTVKTVPQLIMGLKIRRSELNIDLILGSNIDLLYKLKNMEVDAILVSLDDSVNDPDCEQIPLFSDDIFLATPADSPFAQRSEVDLAEVRDETFITLTQGFATHQDGIRVFKQAGFEPKVAMQVNDIFTLLSMVSSGVGYALLPGRIAAVYENRVKLIPLQEKYRLQQHIGVVFLKAKERDPNLLALLAECRMYANRQA; encoded by the coding sequence ATGTTGATCGATGAAGAGTTGACCCTGAAAAAACTCGAGGTGTTCCTGGCCTTCATGCGCACCGGCAACCTGGCCCGCGCCGCCGTCGAGTTGCAGACCAGCAACGTCAGCGTGCACCGCGCCATCCACTCCCTGGAAAGCGCCTTGCGTTGCCCGCTATTCAAGCACGAAGGGCGCAACCTGACCCCGTTGGAAAGCGCTTATGTGCTGGAAGAGCGGGCGCAGAAGCTGATTCAGGACGTGCTCGAAACCGTGCGCCTGACCCGCGAAGCCGCCGGGTTCTCCGCCGAACGCTTCAAGCTCGGCTCGCTGTATTCGCTGACGGTGAAGACTGTGCCGCAGCTGATCATGGGCCTGAAAATCCGCCGCAGCGAACTCAATATCGACCTGATCCTGGGCTCGAACATCGACCTGCTGTACAAGCTCAAGAACATGGAAGTCGACGCGATCCTGGTGTCTCTGGACGACAGCGTCAACGACCCGGACTGCGAGCAGATCCCGCTGTTTTCCGATGACATCTTCCTCGCCACCCCGGCGGACTCGCCCTTTGCCCAGCGGAGCGAAGTCGACCTGGCCGAGGTGCGCGACGAAACGTTCATCACCTTGACCCAAGGCTTTGCCACGCACCAGGACGGCATTCGAGTGTTCAAGCAGGCGGGGTTCGAGCCGAAGGTGGCGATGCAGGTCAACGACATCTTCACCCTGCTGAGCATGGTCAGCTCGGGGGTGGGTTATGCGTTGCTGCCGGGGCGGATTGCGGCGGTGTATGAGAACCGGGTGAAGCTGATTCCATTGCAGGAAAAGTATCGGTTGCAGCAGCACATTGGCGTGGTATTTCTCAAGGCCAAGGAGCGTGATCCGAATCTGCTGGCGCTGTTGGCGGAATGCCGGATGTATGCCAATCGCCAGGCTTGA
- the madM gene encoding malonate transporter subunit MadM, whose translation MWELIEKGLVNNSLVTAFAFVGVIMWVSVILSKRLTFGRIHGSAIAIVIGLVLAWVGGTMTGGQKGLADLSLFSGIGLMGGAMLRDFAIVATAFEVQATEAKKAGMIGVIALLLGTILPFIVGASIAWVFGYRDAISMTTIGAGAVTYIVGPVTGAAIGASSDVMALSIATGLIKAILVMVGTPVAARWMGLDNPRSAMVFGGLAGTVSGVTAGLAATDRRLVPYGALTATFHTGLGCLLGPSLLYFVVRGIVG comes from the coding sequence ATGTGGGAACTCATTGAGAAAGGCCTGGTAAATAACAGTCTGGTCACGGCATTCGCGTTTGTTGGCGTAATCATGTGGGTGTCGGTGATTCTGTCCAAGCGCCTGACTTTCGGGCGGATTCATGGCTCGGCGATTGCCATCGTCATCGGCCTGGTGCTGGCCTGGGTTGGCGGCACCATGACCGGCGGGCAAAAAGGCCTGGCGGATCTGTCACTGTTTTCCGGCATCGGCTTGATGGGCGGCGCCATGTTGCGTGACTTCGCCATCGTTGCCACGGCGTTCGAGGTGCAGGCCACCGAAGCGAAAAAGGCCGGGATGATTGGCGTCATCGCGCTGCTGCTGGGCACGATTCTGCCGTTCATTGTCGGGGCGAGCATTGCCTGGGTGTTCGGTTATCGCGATGCGATCAGCATGACCACCATTGGCGCGGGTGCGGTGACGTACATCGTCGGGCCGGTGACGGGTGCTGCGATTGGGGCCTCATCCGATGTGATGGCGCTGTCGATTGCCACCGGGTTGATCAAGGCGATTCTGGTGATGGTCGGCACGCCGGTGGCGGCGCGCTGGATGGGCCTGGATAACCCGCGCTCGGCGATGGTATTTGGCGGCTTGGCCGGGACTGTCAGCGGTGTGACCGCCGGGTTGGCGGCGACGGATCGGCGGCTGGTGCCGTATGGCGCGCTGACGGCGACGTTCCATACCGGGCTTGGATGCTTGCTTGGGCCTTCGTTGCTGTACTTCGTTGTTCGCGGGATTGTTGGTTAA
- the madL gene encoding malonate transporter subunit MadL, whose amino-acid sequence MIIYGVALLAICTLAGVIMGDMLGVLLGVKSNVGGVGIAMILLICARLWMQKRGGMTKDCEMGVGFWGAMYIPVVVAMAAQQNVVTALHGGPVAVLAAIGSVVLCGCTIALISRTHKGEPLPDEPVDITPVGTPVGGR is encoded by the coding sequence ATGATTATTTACGGTGTGGCGCTGTTGGCGATCTGTACGCTGGCAGGGGTGATCATGGGTGACATGCTCGGCGTGTTGCTGGGTGTGAAATCCAACGTCGGCGGGGTCGGGATCGCGATGATCCTGCTGATTTGCGCGCGGTTGTGGATGCAAAAACGCGGCGGCATGACCAAGGATTGCGAGATGGGCGTCGGCTTCTGGGGCGCCATGTACATTCCGGTGGTGGTTGCCATGGCGGCGCAACAGAACGTGGTCACCGCCCTGCACGGCGGCCCGGTGGCGGTGCTGGCGGCGATCGGTTCGGTGGTGCTCTGCGGCTGCACCATTGCGTTGATCAGCCGGACCCACAAAGGCGAACCCTTGCCCGATGAACCGGTGGACATAACACCGGTCGGCACGCCAGTAGGAGGTCGCTGA